A section of the Marinoscillum sp. 108 genome encodes:
- a CDS encoding RagB/SusD family nutrient uptake outer membrane protein: MKRIITYLVVIAVISSCADLDLVPKDAQSELNYWQTEEDARIFLNSMYADLMSADSYLLLSALSDDAYTRAQEGYRNIANGNYDASNGVVRGMWSGRYASIRRSNIFLNNINNVVEISEEKRAAYIAEARFIRAWHYFYLIELFGDVPFITDEISIEESLEVTRTDEAEILGFIYDELDLAISDLPSDVAGDQQGRITSGAAIAFKSRVHLYNGQHSEAAALAGQLIDEYALFPDYGGLFNMANENNEEVILSLQYVPVDREHGIQYFLIPPSLGGYANFSPLQELVDSYPMANGLAIDDPLSGYDESNPYQNRDPRLSATIIHDEYSLTDFSGNEVTIDTSPGAEPNGLNFSSNSTPTGYYVSKFYDQQARNVSNSGLNLIVIRYAEVLLNYAEAKIESGTFTSADWNNTVRQIRERAGLSGAAALNYPGNDQEALRTIVRNERRLELAFEAGHRFFDIRRWQIADEVLDGWAHGIQTNVSPQDDGYERVDLRTFDTDKHYLWPIPQSERDINDKLSQNPNW, encoded by the coding sequence ATGAAACGAATTATAACATATTTAGTGGTGATAGCTGTGATCAGTAGCTGTGCCGATTTGGATCTGGTGCCTAAGGATGCACAAAGTGAACTTAATTATTGGCAGACCGAGGAGGATGCAAGAATCTTTCTGAACTCCATGTATGCTGACTTAATGAGTGCAGACTCTTATTTACTATTGAGTGCACTCAGTGATGATGCTTATACCAGGGCACAGGAAGGCTATCGAAACATTGCCAATGGAAACTATGACGCCTCAAATGGAGTGGTGCGTGGCATGTGGTCTGGTCGTTACGCCAGTATTCGCCGATCCAATATTTTCTTAAATAACATTAATAATGTTGTCGAGATAAGTGAAGAGAAAAGAGCTGCCTACATCGCAGAAGCGAGGTTCATCAGGGCTTGGCATTACTTCTATTTGATCGAACTGTTTGGAGACGTACCTTTCATTACCGATGAAATCAGCATTGAGGAGTCGCTGGAGGTCACACGTACTGATGAAGCTGAGATTCTTGGTTTTATCTATGATGAACTTGATCTGGCCATTTCGGACTTACCTTCAGATGTTGCGGGAGATCAGCAAGGAAGAATTACTTCAGGAGCAGCTATTGCTTTCAAATCCAGGGTACACCTGTATAATGGTCAGCATTCTGAAGCCGCTGCTTTGGCAGGACAATTGATTGATGAATACGCTCTGTTTCCTGACTATGGTGGGCTGTTTAACATGGCCAATGAAAATAATGAAGAAGTGATACTGAGTTTGCAGTATGTGCCGGTGGATCGGGAGCATGGCATTCAGTACTTCTTGATTCCTCCAAGTTTGGGTGGTTATGCCAACTTTTCTCCTTTGCAGGAGCTGGTTGATAGCTACCCAATGGCCAATGGCCTTGCTATAGATGATCCATTATCAGGGTACGATGAATCAAACCCTTACCAAAATAGAGATCCCCGGCTTTCAGCGACAATTATTCATGATGAATATAGCTTGACTGATTTTAGTGGAAATGAAGTGACTATCGATACTTCACCTGGTGCCGAACCAAATGGGTTGAACTTCTCGTCCAATTCCACACCTACCGGATATTATGTGTCTAAATTTTATGACCAGCAAGCAAGAAATGTATCAAATTCTGGTTTGAATCTCATAGTGATCAGGTATGCAGAAGTCTTGCTCAACTACGCTGAAGCAAAGATTGAATCAGGAACTTTTACTTCTGCTGATTGGAATAATACCGTTCGGCAGATTCGTGAAAGGGCTGGTTTATCTGGTGCTGCAGCATTGAATTACCCTGGGAATGACCAGGAAGCATTGCGAACTATAGTACGCAATGAAAGAAGGTTAGAACTGGCTTTTGAAGCAGGGCACAGATTTTTTGATATCAGGAGGTGGCAAATCGCAGATGAAGTACTTGACGGCTGGGCACATGGTATACAAACCAATGTGTCACCACAGGATGATGGTTATGAAAGAGTGGATTTAAGAACTTTTGATACTGACAAGCACTATCTCTGGCCTATTCCGCAAAGTGAAAGAGATATCAATGACAAATTATCACAAAACCCAAATTGGTAA
- a CDS encoding SusE domain-containing protein — MKKIRKYSVLAMVFALMFFSCNKEEFELNSEIAQVGSLEGPVNDTRIQIDPENGESVTFNWTPAQAADGGLILYTVLFDVESGSFEEPIYSISSDNKGGGTTLTLSQVFLNIIAAKAGIEQLTTGKVKWTVKASSGYQSKVFDQSLELSLTRPEGLAIFPKYMYIHGSATEGEELSDAVAFKEIVNELPTDNFNPGVFESISKLTPGEFYIVDSNNPDSTVNNYYLNSEGKIRSGDQATSFTGEEGVYRIRMNLSAATISYEKISDLELYIFASQVTKAELSYVGNHTFESTNGFFDFLNPGDPEAPDWLGWEEERYRFKFMIDGTQTYLGSFHNEAMNASLVEGQSAYNVRPTGEEPVSYYNVYFLGADAGYWQGAWKFADEYNGAPFTVRVIFDPKADHYYHEFELN; from the coding sequence ATGAAAAAGATTAGAAAATATTCGGTTTTGGCAATGGTTTTTGCCTTGATGTTTTTCTCCTGTAATAAGGAGGAATTTGAACTTAATAGTGAAATAGCGCAGGTGGGTTCATTGGAAGGTCCTGTGAATGACACAAGAATTCAAATAGATCCTGAAAATGGAGAAAGCGTGACTTTTAACTGGACTCCGGCACAGGCCGCTGATGGGGGATTGATACTCTACACAGTTTTATTTGATGTGGAAAGCGGCTCATTCGAAGAACCAATTTATTCCATTTCATCTGACAACAAAGGAGGAGGAACTACGCTTACTTTGAGCCAAGTGTTTCTGAATATAATAGCTGCCAAGGCAGGTATTGAACAGTTAACAACGGGTAAGGTGAAATGGACTGTAAAAGCCTCCAGTGGATATCAGTCAAAGGTCTTTGATCAAAGTCTTGAGCTTTCGCTGACAAGGCCTGAAGGTTTGGCGATTTTCCCGAAATACATGTACATCCATGGATCAGCGACAGAAGGCGAGGAGTTGTCAGATGCGGTTGCCTTCAAAGAGATTGTCAACGAACTACCTACAGATAACTTCAACCCTGGTGTTTTCGAATCAATTTCTAAACTAACACCGGGTGAATTCTATATTGTTGATTCGAATAATCCGGACTCTACGGTAAACAACTATTACCTGAACAGTGAAGGTAAAATCAGAAGTGGGGATCAGGCTACTTCATTTACCGGAGAAGAGGGAGTTTACAGGATAAGGATGAATTTGTCTGCTGCCACCATTTCCTATGAGAAAATATCGGATTTGGAGCTCTACATATTTGCGAGTCAGGTCACCAAGGCGGAATTATCTTATGTCGGTAATCACACCTTTGAATCAACCAATGGATTTTTTGATTTTCTAAATCCCGGCGATCCGGAAGCCCCAGACTGGTTAGGTTGGGAGGAAGAGCGATATCGCTTCAAATTTATGATAGATGGGACGCAAACTTACCTTGGCAGCTTTCACAACGAAGCTATGAATGCATCGCTGGTAGAGGGTCAGAGTGCTTATAATGTCAGGCCAACAGGAGAAGAGCCAGTCAGCTACTACAATGTTTATTTTCTTGGAGCTGATGCAGGTTACTGGCAAGGAGCCTGGAAGTTTGCTGATGAGTACAATGGAGCACCATTTACCGTAAGGGTAATATTTGATCCCAAAGCGGATCACTATTACCATGAGTTTGAATTGAATTAG
- a CDS encoding TonB-dependent receptor, whose translation MMKNYTKFLSLCLLALLSTGLFAQERVIKGTVTSEDGPLIGASVVEKGTSNGTITDIDGNFQLLLAGENTKTIVASFVGFQSREVTLSSAQTQIEVMLEVDYASLEEVVVVGYGTKKKVNLTGSISQVDEQAFKGKSVTNSYQALQGEAPGLIIQQGTSEPGSVPQINIRGLSTINGNTPLIVVDGVISSLNNVNPNNIESVSVLKDAASAAIYGSRAANGVILVTTKSGEPGKPKFTYSTMMGIQQPTNFPKAADSWEYATLRNEALVNSGLSPAFTPEQILGFKENGPNTFHYREIFKDQAAQSSHNLSMSGADNGLNYFMSLGYLDQNSLFKGPDYGYKRYNFRINLSKEISDKLKVSGRMSFARNDIKDHAWWTEWLIEPTVRIPTIYDIVDENGDYTLVSGSNGNSLARLEQGGSRTSQNDEALGNVSLEYKPIDGLTLRGVLGGNITSNQTHQFRKAITYAYPGGGDNQNSVTDQYSRSLYLNPYVTANYQLELFDNHEFEVLIGASSESFKTQFFGVTGLDVPGNEFGVIGNTSEILQSETYGSANDWAINSFFGRVGYTISDKYLFEANLRYDGASRFSDENRWGTFPSFSLGWVASNEAFFQPLTSVISFAKIRASWGKLGNQDINDLYGYQSLVSASPNIYAFGNVGVPGSFYSVSNASRTWETSTMKNIGLDLSFMKDQLNLSVDVFDNLTEDILLQLPVPDIYGLGQPFQNAGSVRNRGWEVALDYRFRSGSFNHSFNVNVSDNLNEVVDLKGREFISGGDVQTILREGYPMYSYYALMSDGFFNSTEEIDASATPIFATSVKPGDIKYVDRNGDDEINYEDDRFIVGNPFPRYNFGFTYRAEWNGLDFSLFLQGLGKRSQWVRGEIVEAFHNSNEGPVFKQHLDRWTPVNTDASYPRLTIGSESVNNAARSDFWIFDAKYLRIKNVQIGYTLPETWTGKIGMSNARFYVSGFNLLTFSPFDIGLDPEVNGSLSGAGAPYSGRVYPVSRVISAGLDINF comes from the coding sequence ATGATGAAGAATTATACAAAATTTTTATCACTATGCCTTTTGGCTTTGTTGAGCACTGGATTGTTTGCTCAAGAGCGGGTGATCAAAGGTACAGTCACAAGTGAAGATGGGCCATTAATTGGGGCCTCTGTAGTTGAGAAAGGCACGTCTAATGGTACAATCACCGATATAGACGGTAATTTCCAACTTTTACTAGCCGGTGAAAACACCAAGACAATCGTGGCGTCGTTTGTTGGTTTTCAATCGCGAGAGGTTACACTGTCCAGCGCTCAAACACAGATAGAAGTCATGCTGGAAGTTGATTACGCTTCACTTGAAGAAGTTGTAGTTGTTGGCTATGGAACCAAGAAAAAAGTAAACTTAACTGGCTCCATAAGTCAGGTTGATGAGCAGGCATTTAAAGGGAAATCTGTAACTAATTCTTACCAGGCCTTGCAGGGTGAAGCTCCCGGGCTGATCATACAGCAAGGAACTTCAGAGCCGGGCTCAGTACCTCAAATCAATATCAGAGGGTTGAGTACGATCAATGGAAACACACCACTGATAGTGGTAGACGGAGTAATCAGTTCGCTAAATAATGTTAACCCGAATAATATTGAAAGTGTAAGTGTACTAAAAGATGCAGCTTCAGCAGCAATCTATGGGTCAAGGGCTGCTAATGGAGTGATTTTAGTTACCACAAAATCAGGAGAACCGGGGAAACCTAAGTTCACTTACAGCACAATGATGGGGATCCAGCAGCCGACTAATTTTCCTAAGGCTGCTGATTCATGGGAGTACGCCACGCTCCGGAATGAAGCTTTGGTCAACTCTGGGCTATCACCAGCTTTCACACCTGAGCAGATTTTAGGATTTAAGGAAAATGGCCCGAACACATTTCATTACAGAGAGATTTTTAAAGACCAGGCAGCGCAAAGCAGCCATAATTTATCCATGAGTGGAGCTGATAATGGCCTTAACTATTTTATGTCTTTGGGTTACCTGGACCAGAATAGTTTGTTCAAGGGTCCAGATTATGGCTATAAGAGATACAACTTTCGAATTAACCTATCAAAGGAGATCAGTGATAAGTTGAAGGTGTCAGGTCGCATGTCTTTTGCCAGAAACGACATTAAGGATCATGCATGGTGGACCGAGTGGTTGATAGAGCCGACAGTTCGAATACCAACTATTTATGACATAGTAGACGAGAATGGAGATTATACCCTGGTAAGTGGTAGTAATGGTAACAGTTTAGCCAGACTGGAACAAGGTGGTTCCAGGACTAGTCAAAATGATGAAGCATTGGGAAATGTTAGCCTGGAATATAAACCAATAGATGGGTTGACATTGCGAGGTGTATTAGGTGGTAATATTACGAGCAACCAAACCCACCAGTTCCGAAAGGCGATAACGTACGCTTACCCTGGAGGTGGTGATAATCAAAACTCCGTAACGGATCAGTACAGTAGATCACTCTATTTGAATCCGTATGTTACTGCCAATTATCAACTGGAGTTATTTGATAATCACGAGTTTGAGGTTTTGATTGGTGCTTCATCTGAAAGTTTCAAGACGCAATTTTTTGGAGTGACGGGCTTAGATGTACCTGGGAATGAATTTGGAGTCATCGGAAATACATCGGAGATTCTTCAGAGCGAAACATACGGATCGGCAAATGACTGGGCTATTAATTCATTCTTTGGGCGGGTAGGGTATACCATTTCAGACAAGTACTTGTTTGAAGCCAATCTGAGATATGATGGGGCGTCCAGGTTCTCTGATGAGAATAGGTGGGGTACGTTTCCTTCCTTTTCCTTAGGTTGGGTGGCTAGCAATGAGGCTTTCTTCCAACCACTCACGTCAGTTATATCATTTGCCAAGATACGTGCCTCATGGGGCAAGTTGGGTAACCAGGACATCAACGACCTTTATGGCTACCAAAGTCTAGTAAGTGCTTCTCCAAATATTTATGCTTTTGGAAATGTGGGGGTACCCGGATCTTTTTATTCCGTATCCAATGCTTCCAGAACCTGGGAGACATCTACCATGAAAAATATTGGATTGGATCTTTCCTTTATGAAAGATCAGTTGAATTTGTCCGTGGATGTGTTTGACAACCTTACAGAAGATATCCTATTGCAACTGCCTGTACCAGATATTTATGGATTGGGGCAACCCTTTCAAAATGCAGGTTCAGTAAGAAATCGTGGATGGGAAGTTGCTCTTGATTACCGTTTCAGAAGTGGCTCATTCAATCACTCATTTAATGTGAACGTATCTGATAACCTGAATGAAGTCGTTGACCTAAAAGGAAGAGAGTTTATTTCTGGTGGTGATGTTCAGACCATCCTCAGAGAAGGGTATCCGATGTATTCTTACTATGCCCTAATGTCTGATGGCTTTTTTAACTCCACAGAGGAGATCGATGCAAGTGCTACACCCATCTTTGCCACAAGTGTGAAGCCTGGAGATATTAAGTATGTAGACAGAAATGGTGATGATGAAATCAACTATGAAGATGACCGGTTCATTGTGGGTAACCCATTTCCGCGATACAATTTTGGTTTCACATATAGAGCTGAGTGGAATGGACTTGATTTCAGCCTGTTTCTACAGGGGTTAGGTAAGAGATCTCAGTGGGTAAGGGGTGAAATTGTAGAGGCTTTTCACAATAGCAACGAAGGTCCTGTTTTTAAGCAACATCTGGATAGGTGGACACCTGTGAATACGGATGCTTCTTATCCAAGATTAACCATTGGTTCTGAATCAGTCAACAATGCAGCCCGGTCAGATTTTTGGATTTTTGATGCTAAGTATCTACGCATCAAAAATGTACAGATTGGATATACGCTACCGGAAACGTGGACCGGTAAAATTGGAATGTCGAATGCCAGATTTTATGTGTCAGGGTTCAACTTATTGACATTCAGTCCATTTGATATTGGCCTAGATCCAGAGGTCAATGGCAGCCTTAGCGGAGCAGGAGCACCTTATAGTGGTCGAGTGTATCCGGTAAGCCGAGTCATCTCAGCAGGGTTAGATATTAATTTTTAA